Proteins encoded in a region of the Saccharothrix ecbatanensis genome:
- a CDS encoding N-acyl-D-amino-acid deacylase family protein: MDIVFRGARVVDGTGAPAYLADVGVRDGRIGAIGGRIGARRVVDADGLVLAPGFIDMHSHSDLRVLAEPDHLAKVSQGVTTEVLGQDGLSYAPVDDAALAVLRGQLAGWNDDPPGFDWDWRSVGEYLDRLDQGIAVNAAYLVPQGTLRMLCVGYDDRPATDAELDRMRTVLARSLREGAVGMSSGLTYTPGMYADTAELTALCRVVGGLGGFYSPHHRSYGVGALEAYAEMVGVSRESGCPLHLAHATMNFEVNRGRAGELLDLLDDALAGGVDVTLDTYPYLAGATYLSALLPSWAGAGGPEATLARLSDVDVRERIRVEIEETGSDGCHGVPVDWGAIEVNGVRAAENAHLVGRSVAESARLAGRPPAELYFDVLISERLGTSCLMHVGDEENVRAIMRHPAHTGGSDGLLVGARPHPRGWGTFPRYLGRYVRELGVLGLEECVAHLTGRAARRLRLADRGLVREGYAADLVLFDPDTVADRATFDRPRQAAVGITHVLVNGVPVIDEGRRTDALPGHSLRHRT, from the coding sequence GTGGACATCGTGTTCAGGGGCGCACGGGTGGTGGACGGCACCGGCGCGCCCGCGTACCTGGCCGACGTGGGTGTGCGCGACGGTCGGATCGGCGCGATCGGCGGTCGGATCGGGGCACGTCGGGTTGTCGACGCGGACGGCCTGGTGCTCGCGCCGGGGTTCATCGACATGCACTCGCACTCCGACCTCCGGGTGCTGGCCGAGCCGGACCACCTGGCCAAGGTGTCCCAGGGTGTGACGACGGAGGTCCTCGGTCAGGACGGGTTGTCGTACGCGCCGGTGGACGACGCGGCGCTGGCCGTGCTGCGCGGGCAGTTGGCCGGGTGGAACGACGACCCGCCGGGGTTCGACTGGGACTGGCGGTCGGTCGGCGAGTACCTGGACCGCCTCGACCAGGGCATCGCCGTCAACGCCGCTTACCTCGTGCCGCAGGGGACGCTGCGGATGCTGTGCGTCGGGTACGACGACCGGCCCGCCACCGACGCCGAACTGGACCGGATGCGGACCGTGCTGGCGCGGTCGTTGCGGGAGGGTGCGGTGGGGATGTCGTCGGGGTTGACCTACACGCCCGGCATGTACGCGGACACGGCCGAGCTGACGGCGTTGTGCCGGGTGGTCGGTGGGCTCGGCGGGTTCTACAGCCCGCACCACCGCAGTTACGGCGTCGGCGCGTTGGAGGCGTACGCGGAGATGGTGGGGGTGTCGCGTGAGTCCGGGTGCCCGTTGCACTTGGCGCACGCGACGATGAACTTCGAGGTCAACCGGGGTCGGGCGGGTGAGCTGCTGGACCTGCTCGACGACGCCTTGGCTGGGGGCGTGGACGTCACGCTGGACACGTACCCGTACCTGGCGGGGGCGACGTACCTGTCCGCGTTGCTGCCGAGCTGGGCCGGTGCGGGTGGGCCGGAGGCGACGTTGGCCCGTCTGTCCGATGTGGACGTGCGCGAGCGGATCCGGGTGGAGATCGAGGAGACCGGGTCGGACGGGTGCCATGGGGTGCCGGTGGACTGGGGGGCGATCGAGGTCAACGGGGTGCGTGCGGCGGAGAACGCGCACCTGGTCGGGCGTTCCGTCGCGGAGTCCGCGCGCCTGGCCGGACGACCGCCCGCCGAGCTGTACTTCGACGTGCTGATCTCCGAGCGGTTGGGGACGTCGTGCCTGATGCACGTGGGGGACGAGGAGAACGTGCGGGCGATCATGCGCCACCCGGCGCACACCGGCGGCAGTGACGGCCTGCTGGTAGGCGCCCGCCCGCATCCGCGCGGGTGGGGCACGTTCCCGCGTTATCTCGGGCGGTACGTGCGGGAGCTGGGGGTGCTCGGGTTGGAGGAATGCGTGGCCCACTTGACCGGGCGTGCCGCTCGGCGTCTGCGCTTGGCCGATCGTGGGCTCGTGCGCGAGGGCTACGCGGCCGATCTGGTGCTGTTCGACCCGGACACGGTGGCGGACCGGGCCACGTTCGACCGGCCCCGACAGGCCGCCGTCGGTATCACGCACGTGCTCGTCAACGGGGTGCCGGTGATCGACGAGGGTCGGCGGACCGACGCCCTCCCCGGCCACTCCCTACGCCACCGCACCTGA
- a CDS encoding SRPBCC family protein, translating into MDSTPAQTFDVLADLRSYPHWWREVREARQVGENAAELRCRSVLPYDLVFEAHHNAKDPDAGLLRADLLGDMDGTVSWRIFADGAGSRIVYDQQVVVCKPLVRRLALVSRPILKANHELMMRSGQRGLRTYLAGFQAAANPQALAAPQASEAPQASQAASNS; encoded by the coding sequence GTGGACAGCACTCCCGCGCAGACCTTCGACGTGCTGGCCGACCTGCGCAGCTACCCGCACTGGTGGCGTGAGGTGCGGGAGGCGCGCCAGGTCGGCGAGAACGCGGCCGAGCTGCGGTGCCGTTCCGTGCTGCCGTATGACCTGGTCTTCGAGGCGCATCACAACGCCAAGGATCCGGACGCGGGGTTGCTGCGCGCCGACCTGCTCGGCGACATGGACGGCACGGTGAGCTGGCGGATCTTCGCTGACGGCGCCGGCTCGCGCATCGTGTACGACCAGCAGGTCGTCGTGTGCAAGCCGCTGGTGCGTCGACTGGCCCTGGTCAGTCGCCCGATCCTGAAGGCCAACCACGAGCTGATGATGCGCAGCGGCCAACGCGGCCTCCGGACCTACCTCGCCGGCTTCCAGGCCGCTGCCAATCCCCAAGCCCTCGCTGCCCCGCAAGCCAGTGAAGCCCCGCAAGCCAGCCAAGCCGCCTCCAACTCCTGA
- the uvrA gene encoding excinuclease ABC subunit UvrA: MADRLVVRGAREHNLRGVDLDLPRDSLIVFTGLSGSGKSSLAFDTIFAEGQRRYVESLSAYARQFLGQMDKPDVDFIEGLSPAVSIDQKSTSRNPRSTVGTITEVYDYLRLLYARAGKAHCPTCGEAISKQTPQQIVDQVLAMESGTKFQVLAPVIRGRKGEYLDLFSTLQSQGYSRAKVDGVVYALGEVPKLKKQEKHQIAVVIDRLSVKASSKQRLTDSVETALRLADGLVELEFVDVPENDPGRVRGFSENLACPNAHPLAIEDLEPRSFSFNSPYGACPVCTGIGVRKEVDPELVVPDDELSLADGAIAPWASGQTAEYFTRLLESLGLAIGFRTDTPWRQLPTKAQKAVLHGVDEQVNVRYKNRYGRERSYYANYEGVIPFLERRQEQTESEYMREKYEGYMREVPCPSCQGTRLKPEILAVTLHHGRKGDKSIAEVCAMSVGECSEFLDGLKLGKRESMIAGAVLKEIQARLHFLLDVGLDYLSLDRASGTLSGGEAQRIRLATQIGSGLVGVLYVLDEPSIGLHQRDNHRLIETLSRLRDLGNTLIVVEHDEDTIRTSDWVVDIGPGAGEHGGKVVHSGPYKELLKNKESITGAYLSGRRSIPMPAVRRKVDKKRQLTVVGAREHNLRGIDVSFPLGCLVAVTGVSGSGKSTLVNDILATVLANKLNGARQVPGRHTRIRGLEEVDKLVQVDQSPIGRTPRSNPATYTGVFDHVRKLFASTTEAKVRGYQPGRFSFNVKGGRCEACAGDGTIKIEMNFLPDVYVPCEVCKGARYNRETLEVHYKGKTIAEVLDMPIEEAAGFFEPINSIHRHLRTLVDVGLGYVRLGQPAPTLSGGEAQRVKLAAELQKRSTGKTVYILDEPTTGLHFEDIRKLLGVINGLVDKGNTVVVIEHNLDVIKTSDWVVDMGPEGGSGGGMVIAEGTPEQVADVADSYTGQFLREVLPAEAAVG; encoded by the coding sequence GTGGCTGACCGGCTTGTCGTTCGCGGGGCGCGCGAGCACAACCTGCGAGGGGTGGACCTCGACCTGCCGAGGGACAGCCTCATCGTGTTCACCGGGCTCTCGGGCTCGGGCAAGTCCAGCCTCGCCTTCGACACGATCTTCGCCGAAGGCCAGCGCCGCTACGTCGAGTCGCTGTCGGCGTACGCGCGGCAGTTCCTCGGTCAGATGGACAAACCGGACGTCGACTTCATCGAGGGCCTCTCGCCCGCCGTGTCGATCGACCAGAAGTCCACCAGCCGCAACCCGCGGTCGACCGTGGGCACCATCACCGAGGTCTACGACTACCTCCGGCTCCTCTACGCCCGCGCCGGCAAGGCGCACTGCCCGACCTGCGGCGAGGCGATCAGCAAGCAGACGCCGCAGCAGATCGTGGACCAGGTGCTGGCGATGGAGTCCGGCACCAAGTTCCAGGTGCTCGCGCCCGTCATCCGGGGCCGCAAGGGCGAGTACCTCGACCTGTTCTCCACCCTCCAGTCCCAGGGCTACTCGCGCGCCAAGGTCGACGGCGTCGTGTACGCGCTGGGCGAGGTGCCGAAGCTGAAGAAGCAGGAGAAGCACCAGATCGCGGTCGTGATCGACCGGTTGAGCGTGAAGGCGAGCTCCAAGCAGCGGCTGACCGACTCGGTGGAGACGGCGCTGCGCCTGGCGGACGGCCTGGTCGAGCTGGAGTTCGTGGACGTGCCGGAGAACGACCCCGGCCGGGTGCGCGGCTTCTCGGAGAACCTGGCCTGCCCGAACGCCCACCCGTTGGCGATCGAGGACCTGGAGCCGCGGTCGTTCTCGTTCAACTCGCCCTACGGCGCCTGCCCCGTGTGCACCGGCATCGGCGTGCGCAAGGAGGTCGACCCGGAGCTGGTCGTGCCGGACGACGAGCTGTCCCTGGCCGACGGCGCCATCGCACCCTGGGCGAGCGGCCAGACCGCCGAGTACTTCACCCGGTTGCTGGAGTCGCTGGGCCTGGCGATCGGGTTCCGGACGGACACGCCGTGGCGGCAGCTGCCCACCAAGGCGCAGAAGGCGGTGCTGCACGGCGTCGACGAGCAGGTCAACGTCCGCTACAAGAACCGCTACGGCCGTGAGCGCTCCTACTACGCCAACTACGAGGGCGTGATCCCGTTCCTGGAGCGGCGGCAGGAGCAGACCGAGTCCGAGTACATGCGGGAGAAGTACGAGGGCTACATGCGGGAGGTGCCGTGCCCGTCGTGCCAGGGCACCCGCCTCAAGCCGGAGATCCTGGCCGTCACGCTGCACCACGGGCGCAAGGGCGACAAGTCCATCGCCGAGGTGTGCGCCATGTCGGTGGGGGAGTGCTCCGAGTTCCTGGACGGGCTGAAGCTCGGCAAGCGCGAGTCGATGATCGCGGGCGCGGTGCTCAAGGAGATCCAGGCCCGGCTGCACTTCCTGCTCGACGTGGGCCTCGACTACCTCTCCCTGGACCGCGCGTCCGGCACTCTTTCGGGTGGTGAGGCGCAGCGGATCAGGCTGGCGACGCAGATCGGCTCCGGCCTGGTCGGCGTGCTGTACGTGCTGGACGAGCCGTCGATCGGCCTGCACCAGCGCGACAACCACCGGCTGATCGAGACGTTGAGCAGGCTGCGCGACCTGGGCAACACGCTGATCGTGGTCGAGCACGACGAGGACACCATCCGCACGTCCGACTGGGTGGTCGACATCGGTCCGGGCGCGGGCGAGCACGGCGGCAAGGTCGTGCACAGCGGCCCGTACAAGGAGCTGCTGAAGAACAAGGAGTCGATCACCGGCGCGTACCTGTCGGGCCGCCGGTCGATCCCGATGCCCGCGGTGCGGCGCAAGGTCGACAAGAAGCGGCAGCTGACCGTGGTGGGCGCGCGGGAGCACAACCTGCGCGGCATCGACGTGTCGTTCCCGCTGGGTTGTCTGGTGGCGGTCACGGGCGTGTCCGGTTCGGGCAAGTCCACGCTGGTCAACGACATCCTGGCGACCGTGCTGGCGAACAAGCTCAACGGCGCACGGCAGGTGCCCGGCCGCCACACCCGGATCCGCGGTCTGGAGGAGGTCGACAAGCTGGTGCAGGTCGACCAGTCGCCGATCGGTCGGACCCCGCGGTCCAACCCGGCCACCTACACGGGTGTGTTCGACCACGTGCGGAAGCTGTTCGCGTCGACCACCGAGGCGAAGGTGCGCGGCTACCAGCCGGGGCGGTTCTCGTTCAACGTCAAGGGCGGGCGCTGCGAGGCGTGCGCGGGCGACGGCACGATCAAGATCGAGATGAACTTCCTGCCGGACGTGTACGTGCCGTGCGAGGTGTGCAAGGGCGCCCGGTACAACCGCGAGACGCTGGAAGTGCACTACAAGGGCAAGACGATCGCCGAGGTCCTCGACATGCCGATCGAGGAGGCCGCGGGGTTCTTCGAGCCGATCAACTCGATCCACCGGCACCTGCGCACGCTGGTCGACGTGGGCCTCGGGTATGTGCGGCTCGGACAGCCCGCGCCGACGTTGTCCGGTGGTGAGGCGCAGCGGGTGAAGCTGGCGGCGGAGTTGCAGAAGCGGTCCACCGGCAAGACGGTGTACATCCTCGACGAGCCGACCACCGGTTTGCACTTCGAGGACATCCGCAAGCTGCTCGGTGTGATCAACGGGTTGGTGGACAAGGGCAACACGGTGGTCGTGATCGAGCACAACCTCGATGTGATCAAGACGTCGGACTGGGTGGTCGACATGGGCCCGGAGGGTGGGTCCGGAGGAGGCATGGTGATCGCCGAGGGCACGCCGGAGCAGGTAGCCGACGTCGCAGACAGCTACACCGGCCAGTTCCTACGCGAAGTCCTGCCCGCCGAGGCCGCGGTCGGCTGA